The Geothrix sp. genome has a window encoding:
- a CDS encoding M1 family metallopeptidase has translation MRHPDPHSYYDSAQPRARRLRLKLGVDFAAKRIDGEVVLEFGSPVSGTLDLDTKGLEIRSVQVPGHGPIPWELGEADAILGQRLRLEVPAATLEVAISYRTGAEAMALQWLDPEQTEGKVAPYLFSQCQQIHARTMVPCQDTPIARVAYLAEVTVPEGLTAVMSAGPAGDEALGDGRHVYRFTMPQPIPSYLLALAVGRLESRDLSPRARVWAEPETVAAAAWEFAGVEDMIVKAEGLFGPYPWDRYDMLVLPPSFPYGGMENPRMTFLTPTLLAGDRSLVDVVAHELAHSWTGNLVTNASMEHFWLNEGFTVWAERRILRILHGDDAAALGWAMGQKALEDSLDRFKNEPQLTVLRMHLEGIDPDDAFSSIPYEKGARLVAALEREVGEERFLHFIRDYMDSFRFTSITTEQFCAFVEAKLPGALAAVDARAYLDQPGLPATAPEFRSVQLDTLTVLAESWIEGGRPSAHQIASWKPAELQVYLQKLPRQLTQADCAWLDEHFKLMGRGNHEILVEWLTLAAAADYEPAFARIREVLMRVGRMKYLRPLYGALGQHPRTRTLAREIFAAASPGYHGLSRRVVASVLEAYPA, from the coding sequence ATGCGTCATCCGGATCCGCATTCGTACTACGATTCCGCCCAGCCCAGGGCCCGGCGCCTGCGCCTGAAGCTGGGTGTGGACTTTGCCGCCAAGCGCATCGATGGTGAAGTGGTGCTGGAGTTCGGCAGCCCGGTCTCGGGCACCCTCGACCTCGACACCAAGGGCCTGGAGATCCGTTCCGTGCAGGTGCCGGGTCACGGCCCCATCCCCTGGGAGCTGGGCGAGGCGGACGCCATCCTGGGCCAGCGGCTGCGCCTGGAGGTGCCGGCAGCCACACTGGAGGTCGCCATCAGCTACCGGACGGGCGCCGAGGCCATGGCCCTCCAGTGGCTGGACCCCGAGCAGACCGAAGGGAAGGTCGCACCCTACCTCTTCAGCCAGTGCCAGCAGATCCACGCCCGCACCATGGTTCCCTGCCAGGACACGCCCATCGCCCGCGTGGCCTATCTCGCGGAAGTGACCGTGCCCGAGGGGCTCACTGCCGTGATGTCGGCAGGCCCCGCCGGGGATGAGGCGCTCGGCGATGGCCGTCATGTCTACCGCTTCACCATGCCCCAGCCCATCCCCTCGTACCTGCTGGCCCTGGCCGTGGGACGCCTGGAATCGCGGGATCTCAGCCCCCGCGCCCGGGTGTGGGCCGAACCCGAGACGGTGGCCGCCGCAGCCTGGGAATTCGCCGGTGTGGAAGACATGATCGTGAAAGCGGAAGGCCTCTTCGGTCCCTACCCGTGGGATCGCTACGACATGCTCGTCCTGCCCCCCTCCTTCCCCTACGGCGGCATGGAGAACCCGCGCATGACCTTCCTCACGCCCACCCTGCTGGCGGGCGACCGCAGCCTGGTGGATGTGGTGGCCCACGAACTGGCCCACAGCTGGACCGGCAACCTCGTCACCAACGCCAGCATGGAGCACTTCTGGCTGAACGAGGGCTTCACCGTGTGGGCGGAGCGCCGCATCCTCCGCATTCTCCACGGCGACGACGCCGCCGCCCTGGGCTGGGCCATGGGGCAGAAGGCCCTGGAGGACAGCCTCGACCGCTTCAAGAACGAGCCCCAGCTCACCGTGTTGCGCATGCACCTGGAAGGCATCGATCCCGATGACGCCTTCTCCAGCATCCCCTACGAGAAGGGGGCGCGCCTGGTGGCGGCCCTGGAGCGGGAGGTTGGCGAAGAGCGGTTCCTGCACTTCATCCGCGACTACATGGACTCGTTCCGCTTCACCTCCATCACCACGGAGCAGTTCTGCGCCTTCGTGGAGGCGAAACTCCCGGGGGCCCTTGCCGCCGTGGATGCCCGTGCCTACCTGGATCAGCCTGGTTTGCCTGCCACCGCCCCCGAGTTCCGCAGCGTACAGCTGGATACCCTCACGGTGCTGGCCGAGAGCTGGATCGAGGGGGGTCGCCCCAGCGCTCACCAGATCGCCTCGTGGAAGCCCGCGGAGTTGCAGGTCTACCTCCAGAAGCTGCCGCGCCAGCTCACCCAGGCGGATTGCGCCTGGCTGGACGAGCACTTCAAGCTCATGGGCCGGGGCAACCACGAGATCCTGGTGGAGTGGCTGACGCTGGCCGCTGCCGCTGACTACGAACCGGCCTTCGCACGCATCCGCGAAGTACTGATGCGGGTGGGACGCATGAAGTACCTCCGGCCGCTCTATGGCGCCCTGGGCCAGCATCCGCGCACCCGCACCCTGGCCCGCGAGATCTTCGCTGCCGCCAGTCCCGGCTACCACGGCCTGTCGCGCCGCGTGGTGGCATCCGTCCTCGAAGCCTATCCCGCCTAG
- a CDS encoding oligopeptide transporter, OPT family, with protein MSHGSESQEIKGLPANARRALEPGESYIPLVPQDGMPETTPRAITMGLIFCAIFSMAAAYLALKLGQGIEAAIPIAILAVGLSRFFPRKNTILENVIVQSIGANSSHVVSGAAFTIPALYILAQTPGSGVPTPTLWQVVLVSFLGGCIGILFLVPLRHHFMVENHGIFPWPEATATAEILVTGEKAGNQAKELAVAAGIGAAYDGITSIFRGMGEYLRLEHVWVGRALRDRFMSFNFLNSAATLGIGYIIGLKYSAVIAAGSFFSMFVLVPLFHAIGQYVPLVVAPGTKLIADMTPEQVFFSYIRIVGVGAIAGAGVMGVLASMPNMIRSIISNMKALMNRDAAAESPKTAVRTERSIAGSMVAVGLVTAMVGTMAFLSFGLGIKQALMPALTATLVVMVISFFFAPVAARAIATIGTNPISGMTMLTLVITGVLMLKLNFTGGYGMFLTMMVGGIVCTALAASGAFSTDLKIGHWIGATPARQIAWKFVGTFVAALFTGIAMWLMAKQVNLDGTMALGTSIPAPQASAMKAILEGIFGTVSMPLRWYAFGLGVMLSIVLRMVELPALGFALGMYLPIELNTPLFLGGLLAHWVNRPMSSKDGAGTSEADAKARENRGVLIASGLMAGGAIMGVVASFIKLKWTEGFPLLTAHQAEGALGEWLGLTALVALCLYVVVYSRRAKGEA; from the coding sequence ATGTCCCACGGATCCGAATCCCAGGAGATCAAGGGCCTGCCCGCGAATGCGCGGCGGGCGCTGGAGCCCGGCGAGAGCTACATCCCCCTGGTGCCCCAGGACGGCATGCCCGAGACCACACCTCGCGCCATCACCATGGGCCTCATCTTCTGCGCGATCTTCAGCATGGCGGCGGCCTACCTGGCCCTGAAGCTGGGCCAGGGCATCGAGGCCGCCATCCCCATCGCCATCCTGGCCGTGGGCCTGAGCCGCTTCTTCCCGCGCAAGAACACGATCCTCGAGAATGTCATCGTCCAGAGCATCGGCGCCAACAGCAGCCATGTGGTGAGCGGCGCGGCTTTCACCATCCCCGCCCTCTACATCCTGGCCCAGACGCCCGGCAGCGGCGTGCCCACGCCCACGCTGTGGCAGGTGGTGCTGGTGAGCTTCCTGGGCGGCTGCATCGGCATCCTGTTCCTCGTGCCCCTGCGCCACCACTTCATGGTCGAGAACCACGGCATCTTCCCCTGGCCCGAAGCCACCGCCACCGCCGAGATCCTGGTGACGGGCGAGAAGGCCGGCAACCAGGCCAAGGAACTGGCCGTGGCCGCGGGCATCGGCGCCGCCTATGACGGCATCACCTCGATCTTCCGCGGCATGGGTGAGTACCTGCGCCTGGAGCATGTCTGGGTGGGTCGGGCGCTCCGGGACAGGTTCATGTCCTTCAACTTCCTGAACAGCGCGGCGACGCTCGGCATCGGCTACATCATCGGCCTGAAGTATTCCGCCGTGATCGCAGCCGGCTCGTTCTTCAGCATGTTCGTGCTGGTGCCCCTCTTCCACGCCATCGGCCAGTATGTGCCCCTGGTCGTGGCACCCGGTACCAAGCTCATCGCCGACATGACCCCGGAACAGGTCTTCTTCTCCTACATCCGCATCGTGGGCGTGGGCGCCATCGCGGGCGCGGGGGTCATGGGTGTACTGGCCTCCATGCCCAACATGATCCGCAGCATCATCAGCAACATGAAAGCCCTCATGAACCGCGACGCCGCGGCGGAGTCCCCCAAGACGGCCGTCCGCACGGAACGCAGCATCGCGGGCTCCATGGTCGCCGTGGGCCTCGTCACCGCCATGGTGGGCACCATGGCTTTCCTCAGCTTCGGCCTAGGCATCAAGCAGGCCCTGATGCCCGCCCTCACGGCCACCCTCGTGGTGATGGTCATCTCCTTCTTCTTCGCTCCGGTGGCCGCCCGCGCCATCGCCACCATCGGCACCAACCCCATCAGCGGCATGACCATGCTCACCCTCGTCATCACCGGCGTGCTGATGCTGAAGCTGAACTTCACCGGCGGCTACGGGATGTTCCTCACCATGATGGTGGGCGGCATCGTCTGCACGGCCCTGGCGGCCTCAGGCGCCTTCAGCACCGACCTGAAGATCGGCCACTGGATCGGCGCCACGCCCGCCCGCCAGATCGCCTGGAAGTTCGTGGGCACCTTCGTGGCAGCGCTCTTCACCGGCATCGCCATGTGGCTCATGGCCAAGCAGGTGAACCTGGACGGCACCATGGCGCTGGGCACCTCCATCCCCGCGCCCCAGGCCAGCGCCATGAAGGCCATCCTCGAAGGCATCTTCGGCACCGTGTCCATGCCCCTGCGCTGGTACGCCTTCGGCCTCGGCGTCATGCTCTCCATCGTGCTGCGCATGGTGGAGCTGCCCGCCCTGGGCTTCGCGCTGGGCATGTACCTGCCCATCGAGCTGAACACGCCCCTCTTCCTGGGCGGCCTGCTGGCCCACTGGGTGAACCGGCCGATGTCTTCTAAAGATGGGGCCGGCACCAGCGAGGCCGACGCCAAAGCCCGCGAGAACCGCGGCGTGCTCATCGCCAGCGGCCTCATGGCCGGCGGCGCCATCATGGGCGTGGTGGCCAGCTTCATCAAGCTCAAGTGGACCGAGGGCTTCCCCCTCCTCACCGCCCACCAGGCCGAAGGCGCCCTCGGCGAATGGCTCGGCCTCACCGCCCTGGTGGCCCTCTGCCTCTATGTCGTCGTCTACAGCCGGCGGGCCAAGGGCGAGGCGTAA
- a CDS encoding inositol monophosphatase family protein yields MHEAQRDACVAAAQAGGKILLGFFRRLDPATITEKTKNDVVSAADRDAEAAIRAELYTRFPGYGFLGEEGGFTPPEVRGGEGPSGPLVEPRWIVDPLDGTLNFVQGFPHWCVSVALWDAEGPVVGCVLDPLREDCFLAVRGQGATWNGKPMRVSQQAGLDGAFLATGFAFQLGDRWPRFNAALGRVFPRAKGIRRAGSAALDLAHVACGIFDGYFELGLKPWDLAAGALLVQEAGGVITDWDGGQGWFETGNMVVGTRGVAPELLESLRA; encoded by the coding sequence ATGCATGAAGCGCAACGGGATGCCTGCGTGGCCGCGGCCCAGGCCGGCGGTAAGATCCTGCTCGGTTTCTTTCGTCGGCTCGATCCCGCCACCATCACCGAGAAGACCAAGAACGATGTGGTGAGCGCCGCGGACCGCGATGCCGAGGCCGCCATCCGTGCCGAGTTGTACACCCGCTTCCCGGGGTACGGGTTTCTTGGCGAGGAGGGCGGGTTCACCCCGCCCGAGGTGCGCGGAGGCGAAGGGCCGAGCGGTCCCCTCGTGGAGCCTCGCTGGATTGTCGATCCCCTGGACGGCACCCTGAACTTCGTCCAGGGTTTCCCCCACTGGTGCGTCTCCGTGGCCCTGTGGGATGCCGAGGGCCCCGTGGTGGGCTGCGTGCTGGACCCCCTGCGCGAGGACTGCTTCCTGGCCGTGCGGGGCCAGGGTGCCACCTGGAACGGGAAGCCCATGCGCGTCTCGCAACAGGCGGGTCTGGACGGGGCCTTCCTGGCCACCGGCTTCGCCTTCCAGCTGGGCGACCGCTGGCCGAGGTTCAACGCGGCGCTGGGCCGCGTGTTTCCGCGGGCCAAGGGCATCCGCCGGGCCGGCAGCGCCGCCCTGGACTTGGCCCATGTGGCCTGCGGCATCTTCGACGGCTACTTCGAGCTGGGCCTCAAGCCCTGGGACCTCGCCGCGGGCGCGCTGCTGGTGCAGGAGGCCGGCGGTGTCATCACCGACTGGGATGGCGGGCAGGGGTGGTTCGAGACCGGGAACATGGTCGTGGGGACGCGGGGCGTGGCGCCGGAACTGCTTGAGAGCCTCCGAGCCTAG
- a CDS encoding SDR family oxidoreductase: protein MTSPRPEGANRMDPGKPLILVTGATGYIGGRLVPRLLAAGRRIRCLARNPERLAGRPWPGVELVKGDVSDPASLEAALQGVSQVYYLVHAMAEDSPDFRGRDLRQALTFAAACAKAGVRRIIYLGGLGDPTRHRSDHLASRQEVGAALGSSGVPVLEFRAAVIVGSGSVSFEMIRHLTERLPIMITPRWVNTRCQPIGVRDVLGYLTEALEHPEVEGVFEIGGQDVLDYRRMMLGYAEIRGLRRLILPMRVPLPILSALWVDMVTPIPLELVKPLIEGMTTEVVVRDPRALEVFRVRPMAYREALALALQRLDEDAVETTWATSLSREQEEQVLGSHEGMFLERHHRHVKAPPRAVFQAFCALGGENGWPAGNWLWQIRGFLDRAVGGLGMRRGRRHPRDLRVGDPVDFWRVEALEPERLLRLRSEMRLDGRAWLQFTVRAEGSGSRLEQTAFFEPHGLLGLLYWYSVLPFHLFVFPGMIRALKRRAEAAMTQSGPGA, encoded by the coding sequence ATGACTTCGCCGCGGCCCGAAGGCGCCAATCGGATGGACCCGGGGAAGCCGCTCATCCTGGTGACCGGCGCCACGGGCTACATCGGGGGCCGCCTGGTGCCCCGGCTCCTGGCGGCGGGCCGCCGGATCCGGTGCCTCGCCCGCAATCCCGAGCGGCTGGCGGGCCGCCCCTGGCCGGGCGTGGAACTGGTCAAGGGCGATGTGTCCGACCCGGCATCCCTCGAGGCTGCGCTGCAGGGAGTGTCCCAGGTCTACTACCTGGTCCACGCCATGGCCGAAGACAGCCCCGATTTCCGGGGGAGGGATCTGCGGCAGGCCCTCACTTTCGCCGCCGCCTGCGCGAAGGCCGGGGTGCGCCGGATCATCTACCTTGGGGGCCTGGGGGATCCCACCCGCCACCGCAGCGATCACCTGGCCAGCCGCCAGGAGGTGGGGGCCGCCCTGGGTTCCTCGGGCGTGCCGGTGCTGGAATTCCGGGCCGCGGTGATCGTGGGCAGCGGCAGCGTCAGCTTCGAGATGATCCGCCACCTGACGGAGCGGCTGCCCATCATGATCACCCCGCGCTGGGTGAACACCCGCTGCCAACCCATCGGCGTGCGCGATGTGCTGGGCTACCTTACGGAAGCGCTCGAACACCCCGAGGTGGAGGGCGTCTTCGAGATCGGTGGCCAGGATGTCCTCGACTACCGGCGGATGATGCTGGGCTATGCCGAGATCCGCGGCCTGCGCCGGCTCATCCTTCCCATGCGCGTGCCGCTGCCGATCCTGTCCGCCCTGTGGGTGGACATGGTCACGCCCATCCCCCTGGAGCTGGTCAAACCCCTGATCGAAGGGATGACCACCGAGGTGGTGGTCCGCGATCCCCGGGCCCTGGAGGTCTTCCGGGTGCGGCCCATGGCCTACCGCGAGGCCTTGGCCCTGGCCCTGCAGCGTCTGGATGAGGATGCGGTGGAGACCACCTGGGCCACGAGCCTCTCCCGCGAGCAGGAGGAGCAGGTCCTCGGCTCTCACGAGGGCATGTTCCTCGAGCGCCACCACCGCCATGTCAAGGCCCCTCCCCGGGCCGTGTTCCAGGCTTTCTGCGCGCTGGGGGGCGAGAACGGCTGGCCCGCAGGGAACTGGCTCTGGCAGATCCGAGGATTCCTGGATCGCGCGGTGGGCGGCCTGGGGATGCGCCGGGGACGGCGCCACCCGCGGGACCTCCGCGTCGGTGATCCCGTGGACTTCTGGCGCGTGGAAGCGCTGGAGCCGGAGCGCCTGCTGCGCCTCCGGTCCGAAATGAGGCTGGATGGGCGTGCCTGGCTGCAGTTCACCGTGCGGGCCGAAGGGAGCGGCTCCCGGCTGGAGCAGACCGCATTCTTCGAGCCCCACGGCCTCCTGGGCCTCCTCTACTGGTATTCCGTCCTGCCCTTCCACCTGTTCGTGTTCCCGGGGATGATCCGGGCCCTGAAGCGCCGCGCCGAAGCCGCCATGACACAATCAGGCCCGGGGGCCTGA
- a CDS encoding NifU family protein gives MPKVINIEPTPNPDALKFLVHPAILKAGSRSFKDFGAAVGDPLGSSLFGLGKVTSVFYMDRFVTVNKEASAEWSDLIDPICEAIEDLKLPEDATGDVAAQPGGDADATLERINQLLDTRIRPGLAGDGGGLEVISFDGQTLQISYHGACGSCPSSTSGTLRYIEGLLQEEISPSLRVVSW, from the coding sequence ATGCCCAAAGTCATCAACATCGAACCCACCCCCAATCCCGACGCCCTGAAATTCCTGGTGCATCCGGCCATCCTCAAGGCAGGATCCCGGTCCTTCAAGGATTTCGGCGCCGCCGTGGGTGACCCGCTGGGCTCCAGCCTCTTCGGGCTGGGCAAGGTGACCTCTGTCTTCTACATGGACCGCTTCGTCACCGTGAACAAGGAGGCCTCGGCGGAGTGGAGCGACCTTATCGATCCCATCTGCGAGGCCATCGAGGATCTCAAGCTGCCGGAGGACGCCACCGGCGATGTGGCCGCCCAGCCCGGAGGCGATGCCGACGCGACCCTGGAGCGCATCAACCAGCTGCTGGACACCCGCATCCGCCCCGGGCTCGCGGGGGATGGCGGCGGCCTGGAGGTGATCTCCTTCGACGGCCAGACCCTCCAGATCAGCTACCACGGGGCCTGCGGCTCCTGCCCGTCTTCCACCAGCGGCACCCTGCGCTACATCGAGGGACTGCTCCAGGAGGAGATCAGTCCCAGCCTCCGCGTCGTCAGCTGGTAA
- a CDS encoding GAF domain-containing protein: MSPAKVAKRRSAKADHLAALADLLNASRADPVHLFEHGLALLVDRLGVDRAMLTRVTALGYEVFWWAMGNGATMAGVFEAPEQGFCPWVMAHPDRPLTIRDAASEVRWRKSPAWTALGIRAYAGVALKIGDQAVGTLCVQHHATRAFDHGEVALIRAMGDLMARTLESENLKQELRSALEALELSSAIVEDSALQSPRSGLPNRHYLDIWRRASLFMARRRQEPMALALWSQPMVAGTKGRLGAAVAHLRGEDLIIELSADQYLLLMPHTTEAGAEVLLERLHETLGRHPTGATLWLPDGKDMTLKSALTRVGKAFTDACREGSPLVWIRPKG; the protein is encoded by the coding sequence GTGAGCCCAGCGAAGGTGGCCAAGCGACGCAGCGCCAAGGCAGATCACCTCGCCGCGCTGGCGGATCTCCTGAATGCCAGCCGGGCCGACCCAGTCCACCTCTTCGAGCACGGCTTGGCCCTCCTGGTGGATCGCCTTGGCGTGGACCGGGCCATGCTCACGCGCGTCACCGCCCTGGGCTACGAGGTGTTCTGGTGGGCCATGGGGAACGGGGCCACCATGGCCGGCGTATTCGAGGCACCCGAACAGGGGTTCTGCCCTTGGGTCATGGCCCATCCGGACCGGCCCCTCACCATCCGCGATGCGGCCTCCGAGGTCCGATGGCGCAAGAGCCCCGCCTGGACCGCCCTCGGCATCCGGGCCTACGCCGGCGTGGCCCTGAAGATCGGCGATCAGGCCGTGGGAACCCTGTGCGTGCAGCATCACGCGACCCGGGCCTTTGACCACGGCGAGGTCGCCTTGATTCGCGCCATGGGCGATCTCATGGCCCGTACGCTGGAATCGGAGAACCTGAAGCAGGAGCTCCGGTCCGCCCTCGAAGCCCTGGAGTTGAGCAGCGCCATCGTGGAGGACAGCGCACTCCAGAGCCCGCGGTCCGGCCTTCCGAATCGCCACTACCTCGACATCTGGCGACGGGCCTCGCTCTTCATGGCCCGGCGTCGTCAGGAACCCATGGCCCTCGCCCTCTGGTCCCAACCCATGGTCGCGGGCACCAAGGGCCGTCTGGGCGCGGCCGTAGCCCATCTGCGGGGCGAAGATCTCATCATCGAGCTGTCCGCCGACCAGTATCTCCTGCTCATGCCGCACACCACCGAAGCCGGCGCAGAGGTGCTGTTGGAGCGGCTTCACGAGACGCTCGGCCGCCACCCCACCGGCGCCACGCTCTGGCTTCCCGACGGGAAGGACATGACCTTGAAGTCCGCTTTGACGCGCGTGGGTAAAGCCTTTACGGACGCCTGCCGCGAGGGTTCACCGCTGGTCTGGATTCGTCCCAAGGGATGA
- a CDS encoding thiamine pyrophosphate-dependent enzyme yields the protein MDGQTAPSREDLCHWYELMHLGRLLDGKAPNYLKQAIGWSYHAPCAGHDGIQLAAGLAFRPGRDFLFPYYRDLMTCLAAGLTPEEIILNGISKATDPASGGRHMSNHFAKPSIGIQNVSSLTGNHTQHAVGLARAVKTYGRDSVVFCSQGESSLSEGYCSESINGADREKLPVIFVIQDNGYGISVPKRDQSANEYICDNFSGFPNLKIIKCDGLDFLDSTRAMGEALAHVRAGHGPAMVYAMCVRIGSHSNSDRHELYRDEAELAEAKAKDPLPRFRAYCLDKGLSEAELVAIETENQARYLAAHDKAMAAPSPDPASIYDFVIPEGWVSAQYPDGTHQATGDTLSVIAALNQTLKEEFRHNPDTFIWGQDMANKDKGGIFNVSKGMQPEFGEKRVFNAPIAEDFIIGTANGFSRLDDKIRVVVEGAEFADYIWPGAEQIVECSHDYWRSNGQFAPNITIRLASGGYIGGGLYHSQNVEGWLTTLPGIRVVVPAFADDAAGLLRTAMRSRGTTLYLEPKFLYNAKMAHAVVPPDFAVPFGKARVRREGADLTILAYGTPVHFALEAAAKLEKEGRSAEVIDLRSLSPLDTPAIIKSVKKTHRVLIAHEDKVFGGFGGELAAICASECFPWLDAPVERVGSEFTPVGFNRILERAVLPNADKVLAAARKVLSF from the coding sequence ATGGACGGGCAGACGGCCCCCAGCCGCGAGGATCTCTGCCACTGGTACGAACTGATGCACCTCGGGCGCCTGCTGGACGGCAAGGCGCCCAACTATCTGAAGCAGGCCATCGGCTGGTCGTACCACGCGCCCTGCGCGGGCCACGACGGCATCCAGCTGGCCGCGGGCCTGGCCTTCCGGCCGGGCCGCGACTTCCTCTTCCCCTACTATCGCGACCTGATGACCTGCCTCGCCGCGGGCCTCACGCCCGAAGAGATCATCCTCAACGGCATCTCCAAGGCCACCGATCCGGCCAGCGGCGGCCGCCACATGAGCAACCACTTCGCGAAGCCCTCCATCGGCATCCAGAATGTGTCCAGCCTCACCGGCAACCACACCCAGCATGCCGTGGGCCTGGCCCGCGCCGTGAAGACCTACGGCCGCGACAGCGTGGTGTTCTGCAGCCAGGGCGAGTCCTCCCTGTCCGAGGGCTACTGTTCCGAGAGCATCAACGGGGCGGACCGCGAGAAGCTGCCCGTGATCTTCGTGATCCAGGACAACGGCTACGGCATCTCCGTGCCCAAGCGCGACCAGAGCGCCAACGAGTACATCTGCGACAACTTCAGCGGCTTCCCGAACCTGAAGATCATCAAGTGCGATGGGCTCGACTTCCTCGACTCCACGCGCGCCATGGGCGAGGCCCTGGCCCATGTCCGCGCCGGCCACGGCCCCGCAATGGTCTACGCCATGTGCGTCCGCATCGGCAGCCACTCCAACTCGGATCGCCACGAACTCTACCGCGACGAGGCCGAACTGGCGGAGGCCAAGGCGAAGGATCCCCTGCCCCGCTTCCGCGCCTATTGCCTGGACAAGGGCCTCAGCGAAGCTGAACTCGTCGCCATCGAGACCGAGAACCAGGCCCGCTACCTGGCCGCCCACGACAAGGCCATGGCCGCGCCCAGCCCGGATCCCGCCAGCATCTACGATTTCGTGATTCCCGAAGGCTGGGTTTCCGCCCAGTACCCCGACGGCACCCACCAGGCCACCGGCGACACCCTCAGCGTGATCGCGGCCCTGAACCAGACCCTGAAGGAGGAGTTCCGCCACAACCCGGACACCTTCATCTGGGGCCAGGACATGGCCAACAAGGACAAGGGCGGCATCTTCAATGTGTCGAAGGGCATGCAGCCCGAATTCGGCGAGAAGCGCGTGTTCAACGCCCCCATCGCCGAGGACTTCATCATCGGCACGGCCAACGGCTTCTCGCGCCTCGACGACAAGATCCGCGTGGTGGTCGAGGGCGCCGAGTTCGCCGACTACATCTGGCCCGGGGCAGAGCAGATCGTGGAATGCAGCCACGACTATTGGCGCAGCAATGGCCAGTTCGCGCCCAACATCACCATCCGCCTGGCTTCCGGCGGCTACATCGGCGGCGGCCTCTACCACTCACAGAATGTCGAGGGCTGGCTCACCACCCTGCCCGGCATCCGCGTGGTGGTGCCCGCCTTCGCCGACGATGCTGCGGGCCTGCTCCGCACCGCCATGCGCAGCCGGGGGACGACGCTCTACCTCGAACCGAAATTCCTCTACAACGCCAAGATGGCCCATGCCGTGGTGCCGCCGGACTTCGCCGTGCCCTTCGGCAAGGCCCGCGTCCGCCGCGAAGGCGCCGATCTCACCATCCTCGCCTACGGCACACCCGTCCACTTCGCCCTGGAGGCCGCCGCCAAGCTGGAGAAGGAGGGCAGGTCCGCGGAAGTGATCGACCTCCGCAGCCTCAGCCCCCTGGACACGCCGGCCATCATCAAGTCGGTCAAGAAGACGCACCGCGTGCTCATCGCCCACGAGGACAAGGTCTTCGGCGGTTTCGGCGGCGAGCTGGCGGCCATCTGCGCCTCCGAGTGCTTCCCCTGGCTGGATGCCCCGGTCGAGCGCGTGGGTTCGGAGTTCACCCCCGTGGGCTTCAACCGGATCCTCGAGCGCGCCGTCCTGCCCAATGCCGACAAGGTGCTGGCGGCGGCCCGCAAGGTCCTTTCGTTCTAG